In Aedes albopictus strain Foshan chromosome 3, AalbF5, whole genome shotgun sequence, the genomic window TCCAAACCGTTAAATTAGAAAGTAAAAAACAGCAGAATGTCTACAGTATTTTTCATTAGAAATGATATTGCACGTTTTTACGATAACAATATAATATACATCAAATTCCTGGGGCTCACGTTTTTCCCTAATGTTTCTAACAATAAAACGAAACAATACAAATGCAACACATCAGCAATCAATTTGAGCATaaacatagatgaccgcacagtTTGTAGTTGCTACTCTGTAAACAACACATCAGATATCAATATGCGCACAAAACTGAAGACGTGCCAAGTTACCCAAATGGTTAACAAAGTTTAATCCCAATATAACGAGATTTGATTACTGCTTTTGGTCCTTCGGTCAGACAATGCGTTTTCTCTGACAGGTTACGCATTTGTTGCTTACATTGCCCTCATGGAGCCCTCAGGTGCAAGGATGTCTCTGAGAGAATCATCGACCTCGTTGAAGTACAGTAcagcacgctaacgccgctcagcactaaagtgcataatttccagacgaCACCAAAATTATGTAacacttgcacatttacaaaattagCTCctatgtccgcaaaatcgttaaatttgcAAAAATTTATGTACGGCAATTTAGCTAGGTTTActggtgaccttggaaaacaaaaaaaaaattcgcatctagacgagtgtacgagctgtttttgtaaATGTGTAACTGTTGCACATTtttgtggtctggaaattatgcacttatgagtagggtttTCACATTCTAGGTGCTAAGTAGTTTTAGCGTGAGGGCATTTCATGAAGAGTACTGGGCAACGGTGTCTTATCGGATTTCATCCGGGGCatagctggagtgaggcaaggatgaatACTATCACCgccactgttcctcatcgtaatcgacgagatcgttGTAGGTGCGGCTGATCGTGGATTGCTGGGGTAGCCCATTGCcaaggagcacctaaatgacttcgaacgggttgatatgcagagcaagctcgatgaacttgccgatcgctcctcggcggcaggcctcaccatcaacgtcaacaagaccaaatctttggatgtaaacacggtaaatccttccagcttcacggtagttgTTCAAGCAGTAGAAAAtggtgaaagcttccaatatcttggcagACAAATGgcggaaatgtatggaaaaacattcagattagtcgacgcaccaaaatctaaatttttaactcgaacgtgaaatctgtgctgctgtacgccagtgaaacttggtgtgtatcaatggagaacactcaagggctgcaggtcttcatcaatagatgccagcggtacataattcgtgcatggtggcctcacaattggatctccgaagtggatctccaacgtggtgcTCCATCATCGATGtcgatagcaacagaaattctggagcgaaagtggagatgggtcgGACTCTATGCAGAGAcaagaacgaaatctgcaagcaagcgttagattggaacctagCAGGTCATCGCAGCAGAGGTAGATCCAGAGGCTTATGGCGGTGCagctttagcaagcaaataaagGCAGTCGACAAAAATTtgccctggccacaggtcaagacgaAGGCGAACAATCATCCAGGATGGagatctgatgaacggtaagcaggaaaatagtttcagaccatatcggaaccggtaatgttctggaaccggttccagatgtcccgcaggaagtggccaactataaaagttaaccaaacccataaatccgGTACATCAAACCGCGACATTTTCGATTACTTGATAAACAGTAAACAGTATAACAGTAAAGAACATTCCCAGactatatcggaaccggttccaaatgtcccaccggaagtggccaaacataaaagtaaaccaaacccatgcatgcgacacatcatcctttacatgtattggaaaaacaacaataaagttttattaaagtgtagaattagcataagttaaaatacacgtaaatacaaacaaaaaaaaaaacaataaagtttatcctcactttgcctagggtataacttttttttcaaagccgtcggatcacttcgcggtcttcgacaaagttgtttggcatatagtcacctacaataatacataagagtttatttattgaacgcttacagcgccacctagcggcaaaattcgaaaacttaaaatttctgcatacatttggccaagtttttccatacaaacttcaagcgttttgagcgcccccttaggttcaaccgattttgctcaaattttgaacgtagtttctgggagtcctctctctctcttcttggcgtaacgtcctcattgggacagagcctgcttctcagcttagtgttctatgagcacttccacagttattaactgagagcttcctctgcctatgaccattttgcatgcgtatatcgtgtggcaggcacgaagatactctatgcccaaggaagtcaaggaaatttccttaacgaaaagatcctggaccgaccgggaatcgaacccgtcaccctcagcatggtcatgctgaatacccgtgcgtttaccgcctcggctatatgggcctcgaGGGATATCTGAGCTCGTGTTCCAACAATAGAAATACAAGTATATGTCTATTGTTCCAACCGACACGGTAAGCCACGCTCGAGAATTTTGAGTTGCTAAATGCTTATCTGTTCGTGGCTTCTGCGTCTTCGAGCGTCCTTATGAAATAGTTCTGATCGTTATGAATTATTTGAAGGCCGATTCATAAGTTAGACCTGTTGGATCTCTCAAAATGACCTGGGAATAATCaaacattttgaggttaggtttcgaGGTGTAATGAAAAATGAAGTTTACTTGGGTCCGGACCGCAGCATTATACGAACAAATAAGTAAGTGAGGGAGCAATGATCATTTTATAGTAAAAACTTTCGCATTAGATTTTTGAAATGATGCTTTATTTAAGTGCTCCGTAACGATTTATTTTATTGGTTTGGCAATTTCCTCTTCAGGTGATAAATGGTACAATTGAAGGTTTCCGACGGATTTCTACTGGATACTTCAGCTCAGGAAACGATCGTGGTACGGTTAAACAAGTTTACTTGCGGTTATTGTGTGCGGGATTTAGATACGAAATCTCCCTCTGGAAAGCCAAATTTCACTCACATGAGGGAATACTTTGGCGAGTTTGTTCGCGTACGCGTGATTACTCAATGCGGTACTACCCACGAGAAGATGCAGTTCTTTGATGCCTACAATGACTGGCTCGGATACTTCCAAGAATGTTTCGTGAAGACGGTTCACCATAAAAGTCTGAAAAGAAAGATAAAAATATGTTGTTATTATCATGCATAGAATGTACTTTGTACTAATATAATTACCTGTAGATTTGGCATATTATTCAAATGCTTTAATGCGCCGACCTCCAAATAATCAGATCGTATATCAAGCGTGTTCAGCTTAGGACAGCTACTGGATATAACTTCCAGTGTGGATTGATATATATTTATACCCAAATGAACTGCCTTCAACTCCCGCAGCCTTTTCAGCAGGCGATGCAGTCTATGCACTTCGAACTCACGTGATCCTCCCTGAAGCTTCAgaatttccattttttccagTCGCAGTTCATCTATAGGAAGCCAAGCGTATAAGACTCTCAAATCAAGCATCTTCAGTTGGTTCGCATAAGCCTTCAGCATTTCCAGTGCCCGAACATGTTCTTTTGAACTAATGAAGAATATACGCAGCTGCTGTAAATTCGGCGCCACGCGGAGCATATCAAACTGTTGATTTTTAAGGATGTTATCCTCTGGAAACTTAATCGGCTCATCCCGAAGATTTTCCAACTCCGTCACATACGCTGTCATGCTCTTCAAATTAGGCATCCTATCTGCGAATCTTTTCAACCGATTGGCCGAACAACCATGTTTCATGACGAATCCCTCGATCGTCGAGCCGAATTGGTTCAAAACATCCACGATGAGCGGGTACTCAACGTGACTACAAATGTCACCATCGCACAGTCTAAATATGACGTTCCGATACTTTCGTGTACTATTCCGAAGCACGGAAATAGTTGTCGCCCAGCTCTTCATCAGTTGGCAGGTTACACAAAGTTGGACATTGGTTAGCAGCCGCACAGAGAAAGCTTCCTGCTCCCAGAGGCGGCACACCAACGCAGCCGTTTTGCGATCCTCCAGAGGGAGATAGCTGAAGATTTCCTGATGAATGCCATTCGGCAGGTTGTTGATGTGTTCTTGATCAAAATCGGGTGAAGCCATGGCTGATGGAAATATATGCGGCAACTACTAGCACACGAATGGCAACGTTGAGACTGATACAATTCTGAGTTTGAGAGTGCGCAGGAACCGGCAGATAAAATTTTGATGTCTGGTGTTTAGCTGTACCTAAGAGAGGTAGGATAATTCAGTTGCCAAATCGAAACTGCCGGTCTGGCTATTGTTAAAACAAAATTTTACGAATCGAAGGTAGAAGTTCCACCAGGCAGAAGATATACTACATCCATACAATGGAGGTGGGGATTTGCTCGCATCGTATGCAAGAGATTCGCAGCAAAAAGGACATCCCAGATCTAGTCCCAGATTATGTTTCAACCGGTCAATTTAAGGATAGAATAAGCAAAAGCAGAATGTCTACAGTATTTGTCATTGGAAATGATAGACTCGTTTGAACACATGGAACATGGAAAACTACAAATTGACAGGTCTCATGTTTCGCCCAATATataacaattcagtaacaaattttgaaaacgacgtataatcaatggtgtagcattgattatacgtcgttttcaaaatttgttactgaataaaTGGCCCACGTTAGGAGTTACATCACGTACAAACAACAATGGAGCCCTataaatgctctattttatttCACATTACGAGAAATaaatagaacattacaaatgcacattaaaatataatatcacgaattcacatttacaacacaaaacataaaagtgCCCGATTATTCTCAAAGGAATaaccagacaaacagacgtaacaccttgaacgaattacgaaaaaataatgatgcactacaaatgcacattaaaaatataacatattatagcaaaaccttacaaatgcgtaataaattaggacatcacatttggacaaatacaacacagaacatatatttagccctgttaccctagtggataacaatttccggtgtcaggatgacgaggtttca contains:
- the LOC115268091 gene encoding uncharacterized protein LOC115268091, with translation MASPDFDQEHINNLPNGIHQEIFSYLPLEDRKTAALVCRLWEQEAFSVRLLTNVQLCVTCQLMKSWATTISVLRNSTRKYRNVIFRLCDGDICSHVEYPLIVDVLNQFGSTIEGFVMKHGCSANRLKRFADRMPNLKSMTAYVTELENLRDEPIKFPEDNILKNQQFDMLRVAPNLQQLRIFFISSKEHVRALEMLKAYANQLKMLDLRVLYAWLPIDELRLEKMEILKLQGGSREFEVHRLHRLLKRLRELKAVHLGINIYQSTLEVISSSCPKLNTLDIRSDYLEVGALKHLNNMPNLQTFMVNRLHETFLEVSEPVIVGIKELHLLVGSTALSNHAYANKLAKVFPHVSEIWLSRGRFRI